One Kitasatospora sp. NBC_01266 genomic window carries:
- a CDS encoding putative bifunctional diguanylate cyclase/phosphodiesterase, with amino-acid sequence MSPTVSQTPDPDQWARLLRGSQGAAMHPGALNRLVSRTVELLHDAQRARPLDTGAAAEAGALLVEAHFTDPELLSRAIGLLVNGERRQQAAELAGAFASGWASALRERTLQEQEAIRLAADSARREAERALRESEARFRALFESAAIGIGIGDVEGNILAANKALQDIFGARPEDMQGRRVNDLVHPEDTPGVWEAYEELVSGKREHFSFDKPYYRQDGEVVWTHLTCSLIRDDDGTPVYQVAMLEDITDRYRLQERLRHQATHDPLTGLPNRSAFFEQLEAIFEDPAPGARFGLCYVDLDGFKVVNDSLGHETGDQLLAAVALRLEAALRPLGHLVARLGGDEFVVLLEDCRGEQEAVAAAKTVLAALAKPVPVDGHRLAVGASVGVLERPVAATTPMAAVRAADLTLYRAKEEGRGRWTLFDPQRNARAVSRYAVSVRMPVALDRGEFFIDYQPLCSLADGSLSAVEALVRWRHPQLGVLGPDEFIGTAEETGLIMPLGRWVLEQACGQAADWVSRFGDRAPQVNVNLAVRQVRNAGLVPDIDRILRGTGLDPKRLTLEITESAVVGPEDESLRALHSLVDMGVSLAVDDFGTGWSNLAYLRDLPVSGLKIAGSFVSDLKESGREQVLGWRIIGGLVSLAHTLGLTVTAEGVENADHADRLRAMGCDQAQGWHFGRPMRPEEIARRIIAADG; translated from the coding sequence GTGTCCCCCACCGTGTCGCAGACCCCCGACCCGGACCAGTGGGCCCGGCTGCTGCGCGGCAGCCAGGGCGCGGCGATGCACCCCGGCGCGCTGAACCGGCTGGTCAGCCGCACGGTCGAGCTGCTGCACGACGCCCAGCGGGCGCGACCGCTGGACACCGGCGCCGCCGCCGAGGCCGGCGCGCTGCTGGTCGAGGCCCACTTCACCGATCCCGAGCTGCTCTCCCGGGCGATCGGCCTGCTGGTCAACGGTGAGCGCCGGCAGCAGGCGGCCGAACTCGCCGGGGCCTTCGCCTCCGGCTGGGCCTCGGCGCTGCGCGAGCGCACCCTGCAGGAGCAGGAGGCCATCCGGCTGGCCGCCGACAGCGCCCGCCGGGAGGCCGAGCGGGCGCTGCGCGAGTCCGAGGCCCGGTTCCGGGCGCTCTTCGAGAGCGCCGCGATCGGCATCGGCATCGGCGACGTCGAGGGCAACATCCTGGCGGCGAACAAGGCGCTGCAGGACATCTTCGGCGCCCGCCCCGAGGACATGCAGGGCCGCCGGGTCAACGACCTGGTGCACCCGGAGGACACCCCGGGGGTCTGGGAGGCCTACGAGGAGCTGGTCAGCGGCAAGCGCGAGCACTTCTCCTTCGACAAGCCGTACTACCGCCAGGACGGCGAGGTGGTCTGGACCCACCTGACCTGCTCGCTGATCCGCGACGACGACGGCACGCCGGTCTACCAGGTGGCGATGCTGGAGGACATCACCGACCGCTACCGCCTCCAGGAGCGGCTGCGCCACCAGGCCACCCACGACCCGCTGACCGGCCTGCCCAACCGCTCGGCCTTCTTCGAGCAGTTGGAGGCGATCTTCGAGGATCCGGCGCCCGGCGCCCGGTTCGGCCTGTGCTACGTCGACCTGGACGGCTTCAAGGTGGTCAACGACTCGCTGGGCCACGAGACGGGCGACCAGCTGCTGGCCGCGGTCGCGCTGCGCCTGGAGGCGGCGTTGCGCCCGCTGGGGCACCTGGTGGCGCGGCTGGGCGGCGACGAGTTCGTGGTGCTGCTGGAGGACTGCCGGGGCGAGCAGGAGGCGGTGGCGGCGGCCAAGACGGTGCTGGCGGCGCTCGCCAAGCCGGTGCCGGTCGACGGGCACCGGCTGGCGGTCGGCGCCAGCGTCGGCGTGCTGGAGCGGCCGGTGGCGGCCACCACGCCGATGGCGGCGGTGCGGGCCGCCGACCTGACCCTCTACCGGGCCAAGGAGGAGGGCCGCGGCCGGTGGACCCTCTTCGACCCGCAGCGCAACGCCCGCGCGGTGAGCCGCTACGCGGTCTCGGTGCGGATGCCGGTCGCGCTGGACCGCGGCGAGTTCTTCATCGACTACCAGCCGCTCTGCTCGCTCGCCGACGGCTCGCTCTCGGCGGTCGAGGCGCTGGTCCGCTGGCGCCACCCGCAGTTGGGCGTGCTCGGCCCCGACGAGTTCATCGGCACCGCCGAGGAGACCGGCCTGATCATGCCGCTCGGGCGCTGGGTGCTGGAACAGGCCTGCGGTCAGGCGGCCGACTGGGTAAGCCGGTTCGGCGACCGGGCGCCGCAGGTCAACGTCAACCTGGCGGTGCGTCAGGTGCGCAACGCCGGACTGGTCCCGGACATCGACCGGATCCTGCGGGGCACCGGTCTGGACCCCAAGCGGCTGACCCTGGAGATCACCGAGAGCGCGGTGGTCGGACCGGAGGACGAGTCGCTGCGGGCCCTGCACTCGCTGGTCGACATGGGGGTCTCGCTCGCCGTGGACGACTTCGGCACCGGCTGGTCCAACCTCGCCTACCTGCGCGACCTGCCGGTCTCCGGACTGAAGATCGCCGGCTCCTTCGTCAGCGACCTCAAGGAGTCCGGGCGCGAGCAGGTGCTGGGCTGGCGGATCATCGGCGGTCTGGTGTCGCTGGCGCACACCCTGGGGCTGACCGTGACCGCCGAGGGCGTGGAGAACGCCGACCACGCCGACCGGTTGCGCGCGATGGGCTGCGACCAGGCGCAGGGCTGGCACTTCGGGCGGCCGATGCGGCCCGAGGAGATCGCCCGGCGGATCATCGCGGCCGACGGCTGA
- a CDS encoding glycosyltransferase yields the protein MNGSDRRPNPACPRPAARDSLYTPVQVVELDLEAPGELRSPGGQAPTGPDGRVLALVRLRGHPLGLVTASGAPGDRAGLCRLLVDAAHRELAHQAAQPADLPASSAARAAAVPPGPAAAPPLISVIVATHNRVDQLQLCLDSLLRGDYPRHELIVVDNAPSSDDARTLVRTRYPSQVRYLREPVAGLARAHNRALAAARGTICAFTDDDTLADPGWLAALARTFAADPRVGCVTGLVLPAELQTPAQAAQERLCGFTKGFRPASWSLARPPRDPLFPFTAGSFGTGANMAFRTAALRGMGGFDPATGVGTPAKGGDDLLAFFRTLAAGWTLAYQPEALIWHRHQRRSAAVVNQAFGYGAGCGAFLLAALAAEPGMLPALVRRLPGGVRHALRRRTRYQQAASPGVEPTGDTLVRQELRGLAYGPFGYLRSRARELRIEA from the coding sequence ATGAACGGCTCCGACCGGCGTCCCAACCCGGCCTGCCCCCGCCCTGCCGCCCGCGACTCGCTCTACACCCCCGTGCAGGTCGTCGAGTTGGACCTGGAGGCGCCCGGCGAGCTGCGCTCGCCCGGCGGCCAGGCGCCGACCGGCCCTGACGGACGCGTGTTGGCGTTGGTGCGGCTGCGTGGACACCCGCTCGGGCTGGTCACCGCCAGCGGCGCACCCGGCGACCGGGCCGGACTGTGCCGACTGCTGGTCGATGCCGCACATCGTGAACTCGCCCACCAGGCAGCGCAGCCGGCGGACCTGCCGGCGAGCTCGGCGGCCCGCGCGGCAGCCGTGCCGCCCGGCCCCGCCGCCGCCCCGCCGCTGATCAGCGTGATCGTCGCCACCCACAACCGGGTGGACCAACTCCAGCTCTGCCTCGACTCGTTGCTGCGCGGTGACTATCCGCGCCACGAGCTGATCGTGGTGGACAACGCGCCGTCGAGCGACGACGCCCGCACCCTGGTCCGCACCCGCTACCCGAGCCAAGTGCGCTACCTGCGCGAGCCGGTGGCGGGGTTGGCCAGGGCCCACAACCGGGCCCTGGCCGCCGCGCGCGGCACCATCTGCGCCTTCACCGACGACGACACGCTGGCCGATCCCGGCTGGCTGGCCGCGCTGGCCCGGACCTTCGCCGCCGACCCGCGGGTGGGCTGCGTGACCGGGCTGGTCCTGCCGGCCGAGCTGCAGACTCCGGCGCAGGCTGCCCAGGAACGGCTCTGCGGCTTCACCAAGGGCTTCCGCCCGGCCAGTTGGTCGCTGGCCCGGCCGCCGCGCGACCCGCTCTTCCCGTTCACCGCCGGATCCTTCGGCACCGGCGCGAACATGGCCTTCCGCACCGCGGCGCTGCGCGGGATGGGCGGCTTCGACCCGGCGACCGGCGTCGGCACGCCGGCCAAGGGCGGGGACGACCTGCTCGCCTTCTTCCGGACGCTGGCGGCCGGCTGGACGCTGGCCTACCAGCCGGAGGCGCTGATCTGGCACCGCCACCAACGCCGTTCGGCGGCCGTGGTCAACCAGGCGTTCGGCTACGGCGCCGGCTGCGGCGCCTTCCTGCTCGCCGCCCTCGCCGCCGAACCCGGCATGCTCCCGGCCCTGGTGCGCCGGCTGCCGGGCGGCGTGCGGCACGCCCTGCGCCGCCGCACCCGCTACCAGCAGGCCGCCTCGCCCGGCGTCGAGCCGACCGGCGACACACTGGTCCGCCAGGAGCTGCGCGGGCTGGCCTACGGCCCGTTCGGCTACCTGCGCAGCCGCGCCAGGGAACTGCGGATCGAGGCCTGA
- a CDS encoding SAM-dependent methyltransferase translates to MRRPPWVPEGMDLDRPAAARVYDYYLGGSHNFAADREMARKAIKMWPDLPHIMRANRAFLRRSVTFLAEQGFTRFLDIGSGIPTFGAVHEVAREIQPDSRVVYVDKDPVAVAHSRLLLQDDPLSTVVDADLTNPADLLARPEVAELLGAGEPVALLLVAVLHFVTDEQDPEDIMRTLRAALPPGSALAICHASLEGRPDQAETHQDLYNRTPTPLTMRSVERITGFFDGFELVEPGVVYLPQWRPDEPTAVGEHPERMVGLAGVGLLT, encoded by the coding sequence ATGCGGCGACCACCGTGGGTGCCCGAGGGTATGGATCTTGACCGGCCGGCAGCGGCCCGCGTCTACGACTACTACCTGGGGGGCTCGCACAACTTCGCCGCGGACCGGGAGATGGCGCGCAAGGCGATCAAGATGTGGCCCGACCTGCCGCACATCATGCGGGCCAACCGGGCCTTCCTGCGCCGCTCGGTCACCTTCCTCGCCGAACAGGGCTTCACCCGCTTCCTGGACATAGGCTCCGGCATCCCGACCTTCGGCGCGGTGCACGAGGTGGCCCGCGAGATCCAGCCGGACAGCCGGGTGGTCTACGTCGACAAGGACCCGGTCGCCGTCGCGCACAGCCGCCTGCTGCTGCAGGACGACCCGCTCAGCACCGTGGTCGACGCCGACCTGACCAACCCCGCCGACCTGCTCGCCCGCCCCGAGGTGGCCGAGCTGCTCGGCGCCGGCGAGCCGGTCGCGCTGCTGCTGGTCGCCGTGCTGCACTTCGTCACCGACGAGCAGGACCCCGAAGACATCATGCGCACCCTGCGCGCGGCGCTGCCGCCGGGCAGCGCGCTGGCCATCTGCCACGCCTCCCTGGAGGGCCGCCCCGACCAGGCCGAGACCCACCAGGACCTGTACAACCGCACGCCCACTCCGCTGACGATGCGCTCGGTCGAGCGGATCACCGGCTTCTTCGACGGCTTCGAGCTGGTCGAGCCGGGCGTGGTCTACCTGCCGCAGTGGCGCCCGGACGAGCCCACCGCGGTCGGCGAGCACCCCGAGCGGATGGTCGGCCTGGCCGGTGTGGGGCTCTTGACGTGA
- a CDS encoding polysaccharide deacetylase family protein, protein MTAVPVLRYHCVSADPPGWVARYAVTPQVFAEQLSRLADAGRTVVPLRRLVAAQRGGHQLPERSVVLTFDNGFADFYWTVAPLLGERDLPATLYLTTGAIHPPGEQAAGSLLPPADMLNWRQVTTLDAYGFVDLGGQSRSHPQLDTLPRGRLDAEIEGCKLELEEALGHPVTSYAYPHGYSSATVRRRVRAAGWSSACATADCFSSAGDDPFLIARLTVRADTPPQVFQHWAEGLGAPLAPRGERLRTRSWRLYRRVRAALGSPVGGRAGGSPWG, encoded by the coding sequence ATGACCGCCGTGCCCGTGCTGCGCTACCACTGCGTCAGCGCCGACCCGCCGGGCTGGGTCGCCCGCTACGCCGTCACCCCGCAGGTCTTCGCGGAGCAGCTGAGCCGACTCGCCGACGCCGGGCGGACCGTGGTGCCGCTGCGGCGGCTGGTCGCCGCCCAGCGCGGCGGGCACCAACTCCCCGAGCGCAGCGTCGTGCTGACCTTCGACAACGGCTTCGCCGACTTCTACTGGACAGTGGCCCCGCTGCTCGGCGAGCGCGACCTGCCGGCCACCCTCTACCTCACCACCGGCGCCATCCACCCGCCGGGCGAGCAGGCCGCGGGCAGCCTGCTGCCACCCGCCGACATGCTGAACTGGCGCCAGGTCACCACCCTGGACGCCTACGGCTTCGTCGACCTGGGCGGGCAGAGCCGCTCCCACCCGCAGCTCGACACCCTGCCGCGCGGGCGGCTGGACGCCGAGATCGAGGGCTGCAAGCTGGAGCTGGAGGAGGCCCTGGGCCACCCCGTCACCAGCTACGCCTACCCGCACGGCTACTCCAGCGCCACCGTGCGCCGGCGGGTGCGCGCGGCGGGCTGGTCCTCGGCCTGCGCGACGGCGGACTGCTTCAGCTCCGCGGGCGACGACCCGTTCCTGATCGCCCGCCTGACGGTCCGCGCCGACACCCCGCCGCAGGTGTTCCAGCACTGGGCCGAGGGCCTGGGCGCCCCGCTCGCCCCGCGCGGCGAGCGGCTGCGGACCAGGAGCTGGCGGCTGTACCGCCGCGTCCGGGCCGCCCTGGGCAGCCCCGTCGGCGGCCGGGCCGGTGGGTCCCCGTGGGGATGA
- a CDS encoding lipopolysaccharide biosynthesis protein — MAALRTPASRPPGLPAAQCGYPELLRTRVRGLPAVRRLRAEPADGGRLLRNGHLLTLSSLLTASLGAVFWLFATSWYSVRDVGLAYAVVSAATLLAGFGQLNLNDVLIRFLPAAAGRRPARLVLRCYLAAGTASALAAVGFLLLIPRLAPGLDFLRSWPAALGFVAGTAGYAIFVIQDGALTGLRRPGWVLAENGVFAVVKTLLLLLCGLLVVRSGILLSWAGALAVSLTVTSGYLFGRALPERRRQRHPDPLPTGLLRYAAADYLGSLFRLSAYNVVPLLVLNQLGPEHNAYFSLAWVIAYALFQVAWNMSASLIVEAAHEPARLAEHARTVLRHNAALIGAGVVLVIALAPWVLRVFGPGYAAEGTTPLRLLALAALPNLVLDVAIAVARARRRLGWAVGLQGALCVLVLGLVTVLMPVLGLTGVALAWLLAECVLALPLLLTMRRWLPERRT; from the coding sequence ATGGCCGCCCTGCGCACTCCGGCGTCGCGACCACCAGGGTTGCCGGCGGCGCAGTGCGGCTATCCGGAACTGCTGCGCACCCGGGTGCGCGGACTGCCGGCCGTGCGCCGGCTGCGCGCCGAGCCCGCCGACGGCGGCCGGCTGCTGCGCAACGGCCATCTGCTGACCCTCAGTTCACTGCTCACCGCCTCGCTGGGCGCGGTCTTCTGGCTCTTCGCCACCTCCTGGTACAGCGTGCGGGACGTGGGCCTGGCCTATGCGGTGGTCTCCGCCGCGACGCTGCTGGCCGGCTTCGGCCAGCTCAACCTGAACGACGTGCTGATCCGCTTCCTGCCCGCCGCCGCCGGGCGGCGGCCCGCCCGGCTGGTGCTGCGCTGCTACCTCGCGGCCGGGACGGCCAGTGCGCTGGCCGCTGTCGGATTCCTGCTGCTGATCCCGAGGCTCGCCCCGGGGCTCGACTTCCTGCGGAGCTGGCCGGCCGCGCTGGGCTTCGTGGCGGGCACCGCCGGATACGCGATCTTCGTCATCCAGGACGGCGCGCTGACCGGGCTGCGCCGACCCGGCTGGGTGCTCGCCGAGAACGGCGTCTTCGCGGTGGTCAAGACGCTGCTCCTGCTGCTCTGCGGGCTGCTGGTGGTGCGCTCCGGGATCCTGCTCTCCTGGGCCGGCGCGCTGGCCGTCTCGCTCACCGTCACCAGCGGCTACCTGTTCGGCCGGGCGCTGCCCGAGCGCCGACGGCAGCGGCACCCGGACCCGCTGCCGACCGGGCTGCTGCGCTACGCCGCCGCCGACTACCTCGGCTCGCTGTTCCGGCTGAGCGCCTACAACGTGGTGCCGCTGCTGGTGCTGAACCAGCTCGGCCCCGAGCACAACGCCTACTTCTCGCTGGCCTGGGTGATCGCCTACGCGCTCTTCCAGGTGGCCTGGAACATGAGCGCCTCGCTGATCGTGGAGGCCGCGCACGAACCCGCCCGGCTGGCCGAGCACGCCCGCACCGTACTGCGGCACAACGCCGCGCTGATCGGCGCCGGCGTCGTGCTGGTGATCGCGCTGGCCCCCTGGGTGCTGCGGGTCTTCGGTCCCGGCTATGCCGCCGAGGGCACCACCCCGCTGCGGCTGCTGGCGCTGGCCGCGCTGCCCAACCTGGTGCTGGACGTGGCCATCGCGGTGGCCCGGGCCCGGCGGCGACTCGGCTGGGCGGTCGGCCTGCAGGGCGCGCTCTGCGTGCTGGTGCTGGGCCTGGTGACCGTGCTGATGCCCGTCCTCGGGCTGACCGGAGTGGCGCTGGCCTGGCTGCTCGCCGAGTGCGTGCTGGCCCTGCCGCTGCTGCTCACCATGCGGCGCTGGCTCCCCGAACGGAGGACGTGA
- a CDS encoding glycosyltransferase family 2 protein, whose product MNTLPTLSVVICAYTTRRWDDLTAAVRSVRGQRHPAEQLLLVVDHCPELAERAEQAFSDVEVTVNQEAQGLSGARNTGVAAARCEVVAFLDDDAAADPDWTRQLLAGYREPAVLGVGGLVRPAWERGRPAWFPPEFDWVVGCSYRGLPEEACGVRNFIGANMSFRRAELLAAGGFRVDLGRVGTRPTGCEETELCLRLAARNPGAVLRYEPAAAVRHHVPAARARWTYFRARCYAEGRSKAIVARYSGPGAALASERRYLRATLPKAALRAVRPGAAGDVRTLAALCLGTGATVLGFLTGSWAAARPARDTGSLRPALGGGGP is encoded by the coding sequence ATGAACACCCTGCCCACCCTCTCCGTCGTGATCTGCGCCTACACCACCCGGCGTTGGGACGACCTGACCGCCGCCGTGCGCTCGGTGCGCGGCCAGCGGCACCCGGCCGAGCAGCTGCTGCTGGTGGTCGACCACTGCCCCGAACTCGCCGAGCGCGCCGAACAGGCCTTTTCGGACGTCGAAGTGACGGTCAATCAAGAAGCGCAAGGGCTCTCCGGGGCCCGCAACACCGGGGTGGCCGCCGCGCGCTGCGAGGTGGTCGCGTTCCTGGACGACGACGCCGCGGCCGACCCGGACTGGACCCGGCAGCTGCTGGCCGGCTACCGCGAACCCGCGGTGCTGGGCGTGGGCGGGCTGGTCCGGCCCGCCTGGGAGCGGGGCCGACCGGCCTGGTTCCCGCCCGAGTTCGACTGGGTGGTCGGCTGCTCCTACCGCGGCCTGCCCGAAGAGGCCTGCGGAGTAAGGAACTTCATCGGTGCCAACATGTCCTTCCGGCGCGCCGAACTGCTCGCCGCCGGGGGCTTCCGGGTCGACCTCGGGCGGGTCGGCACCCGGCCGACCGGCTGCGAGGAGACCGAGCTGTGCCTGCGGCTGGCGGCCCGCAACCCGGGCGCCGTGCTGCGCTACGAGCCGGCCGCGGCCGTGCGGCACCACGTGCCCGCCGCACGGGCCCGGTGGACCTACTTCCGCGCCCGCTGCTACGCCGAGGGCCGCTCCAAGGCGATCGTCGCCCGGTACAGCGGGCCCGGGGCGGCGCTGGCCAGCGAGCGGCGCTACCTGCGGGCCACCCTGCCGAAGGCCGCGCTGCGCGCGGTGCGGCCGGGCGCGGCGGGCGATGTGCGCACCCTGGCCGCGCTCTGCCTGGGCACCGGGGCCACCGTGCTCGGATTCCTGACCGGCAGCTGGGCCGCCGCCCGGCCGGCGCGTGACACCGGCTCGCTGCGGCCCGCCCTGGGGGGTGGTGGGCCATGA
- a CDS encoding glycosyltransferase family 2 protein, whose product MSTTMPKGRRADDRVLRRAGDRAAVRHTVSLVVPARDEARNIPWVFEQIPRCVDEVLLVDGDSTDATLRMATSCLPSVRTVRQSGPGKGNALRTGFAAATGEYVVMIDADGSMSPGEIPHYIHFLDHGYDFVKGSRYLSGGGSSDLTTVRSLGNRALLAVVNRLYGARLTDLCYGFCAFRRGFLDTLELRATGFEIEAEMVAHALRKGLRIAEVPSFELPRRGGRSHLHAVSDGRRVLRTLIAERPGARPARTKAVGER is encoded by the coding sequence ATGAGTACCACCATGCCCAAGGGCCGTCGCGCCGACGATCGCGTGCTGCGCCGGGCCGGGGACCGGGCCGCGGTGCGACACACCGTCAGCCTGGTCGTCCCGGCCCGTGACGAGGCCCGCAACATCCCCTGGGTGTTCGAACAGATCCCGCGCTGCGTGGACGAGGTCCTGCTGGTCGACGGCGACTCCACCGACGCCACCCTGCGGATGGCCACCAGCTGCCTGCCGTCCGTGCGCACCGTGCGCCAGAGCGGCCCCGGCAAGGGCAACGCGCTGCGCACCGGCTTCGCCGCCGCGACCGGGGAGTACGTCGTGATGATCGACGCCGACGGCTCGATGTCGCCCGGCGAGATCCCGCACTACATCCACTTCCTGGACCACGGCTACGACTTCGTGAAGGGCTCGCGCTACCTCTCCGGCGGCGGTTCCAGTGACCTCACCACCGTGCGGTCTCTCGGCAACCGGGCCCTGCTCGCCGTGGTCAACCGGCTCTACGGGGCCCGGCTGACCGACCTCTGCTACGGCTTCTGCGCGTTCCGGCGCGGCTTCCTGGACACCCTGGAGCTGCGCGCCACCGGCTTCGAGATCGAGGCCGAGATGGTCGCGCACGCCCTGCGCAAGGGACTTCGGATCGCCGAGGTCCCCAGCTTCGAACTCCCTCGCCGCGGTGGGCGCTCGCACCTGCACGCGGTATCGGACGGCCGACGGGTACTGCGTACCCTGATCGCCGAGCGCCCGGGTGCCCGGCCCGCACGGACGAAGGCCGTGGGGGAGCGATGA
- a CDS encoding glycoside hydrolase family 15 protein, which yields MAGHIEDYALIGDLQTAALVTRDGSVDWLCLPRFDSPSCFAALLGDQRHGHWRLAPTGGDYRVERAYRPGTLVLETRWEGPHGAVRVTDFMPQREHEPRLIRIVTGLRGAVELSGELRLRFNYGRVVPWVRRTDHHRVAVAGPDAAWLRVPPGVHTFGQDGATRSEFTVRAGEVLPFTLTWQPSHRTGTRRVDPEQELRETTARWQGWSDGCRYQGPWRDAVLRSLITLKALAYAPTGGIVAAPSAALPEVLGGERNWDYRYCWLRDSSMTLSALLRGGFREEAAAWRRWLLRAIAGDPGDLQAVYGVAGERGLPETEASWLPGYADSAPVRFGNAAVGQLQLDVYGEVVDTLHLAWAAGVPMERQVWGLLKALMAYLAEHWREPDEGLWEVRGRRQHFTHSKVMCWVAADRAVRLAEATGLPAPVEQWRAMRAAVHADVCANGYDASQGVFVQAYGGRELDAAALFVAKTGFLPPDDPRVRRTVAAVREGLDHGGYVRRYRADAPDGLAGQEGAFVACSFWLADALATIGEPAQARELFARTVRLGNDLGLLSEEWDPLTGRQLGNTPQAFSHVALVNAAFTLAGQG from the coding sequence ATGGCGGGACACATCGAGGACTACGCCCTGATCGGTGACCTGCAGACCGCTGCCCTGGTGACCAGGGACGGCTCGGTCGACTGGCTCTGCCTGCCCCGCTTCGACTCCCCCAGCTGCTTCGCCGCCCTGCTCGGCGACCAGCGGCACGGTCACTGGCGGCTGGCCCCCACCGGCGGCGACTACCGGGTGGAGCGCGCCTACCGCCCCGGCACGCTGGTCCTGGAGACCCGCTGGGAGGGCCCGCACGGGGCCGTACGGGTGACCGACTTCATGCCGCAGCGCGAGCACGAGCCGCGGCTGATCCGGATCGTGACCGGCCTGCGCGGCGCCGTCGAGCTGTCCGGGGAGCTGCGGCTGCGGTTCAACTACGGGCGGGTGGTGCCCTGGGTGCGGCGCACCGACCACCACCGGGTGGCGGTGGCCGGGCCCGACGCGGCCTGGCTGCGGGTGCCCCCGGGCGTGCACACCTTCGGGCAGGACGGCGCGACCCGCTCGGAGTTCACCGTGCGGGCCGGGGAGGTGCTGCCGTTCACCCTCACCTGGCAGCCCTCGCACCGGACCGGCACCCGGCGGGTGGACCCCGAGCAGGAGCTGCGCGAGACCACGGCGCGCTGGCAGGGCTGGTCGGACGGCTGCCGCTACCAGGGGCCGTGGCGGGACGCGGTGCTGCGCTCGCTGATCACCCTCAAGGCGCTCGCCTACGCACCGACCGGCGGGATCGTGGCCGCGCCCAGCGCCGCCCTGCCCGAGGTGCTGGGCGGGGAGCGCAACTGGGACTACCGGTACTGCTGGCTGCGGGACTCCAGCATGACCCTCTCGGCCCTGCTGCGCGGCGGCTTCCGCGAGGAGGCGGCGGCCTGGCGGCGCTGGCTGCTGCGGGCCATCGCGGGCGACCCCGGTGACCTGCAGGCCGTCTACGGGGTGGCGGGCGAGCGCGGGCTGCCGGAGACCGAGGCCTCCTGGTTGCCCGGGTACGCGGACTCCGCGCCGGTGCGGTTCGGCAACGCGGCGGTCGGGCAGCTGCAACTGGACGTCTACGGCGAGGTGGTGGACACCCTGCACCTGGCCTGGGCCGCCGGGGTGCCGATGGAGCGCCAGGTCTGGGGGCTGCTGAAGGCGCTGATGGCCTACCTGGCCGAGCACTGGCGCGAACCGGACGAGGGCCTGTGGGAAGTGCGGGGCCGGCGGCAGCACTTCACCCACTCCAAGGTGATGTGCTGGGTGGCGGCGGACCGCGCGGTGCGGCTGGCCGAGGCCACCGGGCTGCCGGCTCCGGTCGAGCAGTGGCGCGCGATGCGCGCGGCCGTCCACGCCGACGTCTGCGCCAACGGCTACGACGCGTCCCAGGGTGTGTTCGTCCAGGCTTACGGCGGGCGGGAGTTGGATGCCGCGGCGCTCTTCGTGGCGAAGACCGGCTTCCTGCCGCCGGACGATCCGCGGGTGCGGCGCACGGTGGCGGCGGTGCGCGAGGGGCTGGACCACGGCGGGTACGTGCGACGCTACCGGGCCGACGCGCCCGACGGGCTGGCCGGGCAGGAAGGGGCCTTCGTGGCCTGCTCGTTCTGGCTGGCCGACGCACTGGCGACGATCGGCGAGCCGGCCCAGGCCAGGGAGCTGTTCGCGCGCACCGTGCGGCTGGGCAACGACCTGGGACTGCTCTCGGAGGAGTGGGACCCGCTCACCGGGCGCCAACTCGGCAACACCCCGCAGGCGTTCAGTCATGTGGCGCTGGTGAACGCGGCCTTCACGCTGGCCGGCCAGGGGTGA